From a region of the Candidatus Eremiobacteraceae bacterium genome:
- a CDS encoding 3-oxoacyl-ACP reductase, which yields MTDTKQLALAARVAIVTGGARGIGAAVARRLLADGAAVAVTGLASDHDRAELLRASLPPESANRFSFHQGDVGEFADCERVVAEVIAQHGHVDILVNNAGITQDKTIRKMSVEEWHAVLRVNLTGPFFMIKSVFAQMLDRGFGRIVNMSSVVGLAGNFGQANYASSKAGLLGLTKTAALEGASKNVTANAVAPGFVATDMVAAMPASAIAVAVSRTPVGRLAEPDEVAHLVRFLVDERSGFITGAVVSINGGWYM from the coding sequence ATGACCGACACAAAACAATTGGCGCTCGCTGCTCGCGTCGCTATCGTCACCGGCGGAGCGCGCGGCATCGGCGCTGCGGTCGCCCGTAGACTTCTCGCCGACGGCGCCGCGGTTGCCGTCACCGGGTTGGCCTCCGATCACGACCGCGCCGAACTCCTTCGCGCATCTTTGCCTCCCGAATCGGCAAATCGATTTTCATTTCATCAGGGCGACGTCGGCGAGTTCGCGGACTGCGAGCGCGTGGTCGCTGAAGTCATCGCACAGCACGGTCACGTCGACATCCTCGTCAACAACGCCGGCATCACACAAGATAAGACGATCCGCAAGATGAGCGTCGAAGAATGGCATGCGGTGCTGCGCGTCAATCTCACGGGTCCGTTCTTCATGATAAAATCGGTGTTCGCGCAGATGCTCGATCGTGGATTCGGCCGCATCGTCAACATGAGTTCGGTCGTCGGCTTGGCGGGCAATTTCGGCCAGGCCAACTATGCATCGTCAAAAGCCGGGCTGCTCGGATTGACGAAAACGGCCGCGCTGGAAGGCGCTTCGAAAAACGTCACGGCGAACGCCGTCGCTCCGGGCTTCGTCGCAACGGATATGGTCGCGGCGATGCCGGCATCGGCCATTGCGGTCGCGGTCAGCCGCACGCCGGTGGGGCGACTCGCCGAGCCCGACGAAGTCGCACACCTTGTACGCTTCTTAGTCGACGAGCGCTCGGGATTCATCACCGGCGCCGTGGTCAGCATCAACGGAGGATGGTACATGTGA